The following coding sequences are from one Schizosaccharomyces osmophilus chromosome 1, complete sequence window:
- the pof12 gene encoding F-box protein Pof12 gives MSLRAKTKNPASIFSHETLLHIFESLSSRDIVALERVSKNWKSIAQTSSVWHNLFLSEFGKSRIRRRARVKKTRKNWKNEFKSESNWDSGNCRKEVFSLFKNRNSVQTDKSKLDITLLHKGRVYTCSTTMLYEWSFHENKMTCLNALPFPEKYKLDSPTAMCVDGKNFYIALESGAVLQATLTQNGFSNLNSILEIDTPFISLSIRHNLLCGLTKDESFYMFRNKNLSTATFQLLGKFSVSGVKVPISIHIETDFSNSHKVLIVQLTYSEYMIAHGWTIGSQEFWITDSRIVKNRVGQRQASDIAFSSQPASGVYQQGPYVLSSHADNTLMLHYISSGLDSTCIQWGVQLQGHVCGVEKSKLFDCGKIVSVSRNCTEICLWDLQNYREAKEFQPFMIESKRIFSQYIRDYEQNKTQVQDIELFDDTVMITLSDGNVMAFLFYA, from the exons ATGAGTTTGAGAgccaaaacgaaaaatccAGCAAGTATTTTTAGTCATGAAACACTTCTTCACATTTTTGAAAGCCTATCGTCTCGCGATATCGTTGCATTAGAAAGAGTATCCAAAAATTGGAAATCAATCGCTCAAACCTCATCT GTATGGCataatctttttctttcagaatttggaaaaagtcGTATTCGACGCAGAGCTCGTGTTAAGAAAACCCGTAAAAACTGGAAGAATGAATTCAAGAGTGAGAGCAATTGGGATTCTGGAAACTGTAGGAAAGAggttttttctctttttaagAATCGAAACAGCGTTCAGACAGATAAATCGAAGTTGGATATTACCCTGCTCCATAAAGGGCGCGTGTACACATGTAGTACAACGATGTTATATGAATGGTCTTtccatgaaaacaaaatgacaTGTTTGAATGCCTTACCGTTCCCTGAGAAATACAAACTTGATTCTCCTACTGCTATGTGTGTTGATGGTAAAAACTTCTATATAGCGTTGGAGTCTGGAGCCGTACTTCAAGCAACGCTTACTCAAAATGGGTTCAGTAACTTAAACAGTATTTTAGAAATTGATACCCCATTTATATCTCTTTCTATACGACACAATTTGCTCTGTGGATTGACGAAAGATGAGTCGTTTTATATGTTTAGGAACAAAAACTTGTCTACAGCTACTTTTCAGTTGCTTGGAaagttttctgtttctggCGTGAAGGTTCCCATTTCAATCCACATAGAAACTGATTTTTCTAATTCACATAAAGTACTCATTGTACAACTGACCTATAGCGAATATATGATTGCCCATGGGTGGACCATTGGATCACAGGAGTTTTGGATTACGGACTCAAGGATTGTAAAAAACCGAGTCGGGCAACGTCAAGCTTCTgatattgctttttcttcacaaCCCGCCTCAGGCGTTTATCAACAAGGTCCTTATGTCTTGAGTTCTCATGCAGATAATACATTAATGCTACACTATATCTCTTCAGGCCTCGATTCTACTTGCATTCAATGGGGTGTCCAGCTTCAAGGACATGTTTGTGGCGTGGAAAAGTCTAAACTGTTTGACTGTGGAAAAATTGTATCTGTTTCCAGAAATTGTACTGAGATTTGTTTATGGGACCTTCAAAACTATagagaagcaaaagaatttcaGCCATTTATGATTGAGTCAAAACGGATTTTTAGTCAGTATATCCGAGATTATGAACAAAACAAGACTCAAGTGCAGGACATTGAGTTATTTGACGATACAGTAATGATTACACTTTCAGATGGAAATGTTATGgcattccttttttatgctTAA
- the utp20 gene encoding U3 snoRNP protein Utp20: protein MKAAAQNNSTKNYVFLPFSKRVDNLKIDVAHKVRRAADLEDENLESYFISCLNKWVELNLSTHFNNFFRDISPYTQSLPQLIFHQETVFSILEKYASEGNSLSLQPLLELVTQFARDLTTEFAVYVDRTLLLLSKLVRSTELEVVDWSFHAVAYLFKYLRKILVPQLSHIYDVLSPLLGKQKEKAHVIRFTSEALSFLCRLCKEENAYPFVHHILNDLNENYSTQYLEGIVILFSRIIEGVGSSVHSKGITFLRILMDPSIYALPKATPVCIPVLISIIHHSTVESFVEVQDVLIQKIRENPFLYIKSFVTVVATRKGGRLSNSSTFLEVYKKLLETIDWESAEYSNLTIVYQLGAYLITYPEVPAVIPHSTHILSFLQQGPPSLFLSFADFVQKLNHQRYVSFVKPVLSKYVSSHPDLDMIHMAVMEIIFDKEVSLTPNILNMVSESLSKVSFLTESGEPLTENELASVWSQLILISCSSMDGDQLYDCCLRLLEKTESLSSPSLLFGNLVGLILGILNEKLSKNLKNNSSRVHKLMNVVLPKFELYSSSKYFLENLIPFAAMKAGSVEKFMDPIINSLLKNLVSGAAGLRGVSINLVLTIIERVNGQCSAPLLHIRDLIQMPLSPSTSRDAVVLARNIVSKINLLSAQDRKIALYSLLGCIIVRFTPVWKDFAKAITNLVNKELEGEFMSIMFTWLSSPNPPANLLTEEQQSTLRFEPSEVNYLSSLDRYEFTCPSFAASEETFSTCLFNFEEPRVQSIKNLLKPLEDDYSNLPSYRSQSLRILNESSDLVYSHIGQIDEYLFSLQHGFELNTDWSRQDVYMLLGLYSRLQGQEHTKNASKRKELFLWGLSVSDSKVQSSALDALLCYKDESLNVYEGNLKNLLDDKKFRDELTTFLFVNPEDSIIQEPHRLNLMPVVIGILYGKMTSAAYGGQKNQNARRSTVLSTLGNMRISDLELLIGLMLRPYENLPRYFVDETDPLGLVKSLPAISQRRQIGFLSMVEELLKQIASKLTPVAPSILNAVLYSLLFVDHLLGSNNDSASPEVKLAHTIRHNSLKVYLSFLTSCPEVDFGPYNVFLFKYFVYPKLPKFATENTQSVSTLMQIFRVWFDSTTYLSSILEFGSSVVEVLLDVICQSTVKVPVILFVFEVLNSVVLHAQSEDTEEKFRQNVASLVILPNVNLIFQNLSDVLGKPAFADNSRVLDGLVVVLTNISEFISSELDSSHLLDLLVQFLKKPKRLVPNPVKANILELFARFLPNNKPWVQASLVESTKFEALMQMYAHIEEPSSRKSLNGILRAFSDVNTDIAFGSVFAEEVNSFSQKRLDEPDFERRLSAFTSLNEKHYADITNLTWLPVLYNCFFFIRDEDELSIRSSATLGIKRFIDTISLEDEISAFKASLFQNSILPNIKTNMRHKNEFIRQEFVSLLNYSITNLPTFESISDMHALIFDGDEEANFFNNILHIQLHRRRRAMRRLATICDTGIIKSSNISHIFLPLLEHYCFSINIPQALIDDTVLTIGDIAKWLQWNQYQAILKRYIGLLKNVSMDQKIVIRLINALVTALRPLEVAVASYNKPDEMDMEVDKPDEMDMEVDNNDKLTYRNALTDSLPEKSKLTACFDHQILPPLLLYLHIREESTVMLRVSIALSIVQLIALLSDEQIALRLPSVLIDICHILRSRAQDSRDATRKTLSSIAKVLGPKYFSFILNQLRISLQRGYQLHVLGYTVHSLLVTVEEVYPYGSLDYCLDNLSTIFVHEIFGEVGLEKDAEEYKSNVKEIKGNKSFDSYEIVARMSGIESLGILLRPVKNVLSETTYPRSLRKVDELSRRLSMGVMANKQSATQKALIFCYNVFDYVAKQNAIISANDNHEGQQRKPNHFAKNSKKLVRFALDALRGIITRHKELLTSQNMAGFVPIIGDALLSDSEELNISALRIIVVLLPLKMSQLFSGSSVFISQAIKLIQNSPTTNSDLCQASLKFIASILPYEGVEIKESALSYLLERISSDIEEPDRQGVMFSLVRASIVRKAMSAELYKLMDKIRDMMVTNHTKSTRQTCRHLYYGFLLDFPQGKTRFAKQMSFILKNLEYEFAPGRESIMELLHAILNNFSNTLLREYLHGIFLALVMVLVNDPEPHCREMSAELIRMVFQRVDEESYTLIRQLLFTWISNKSNTGKNLSRVGMQLFGLLFEIYGFEKTQEVKVFTGVLIDVVQTAIDKADDALDEWEMLYFGLQSWLKLVIANPEKACSRDYEQIWTRLRYVLLFKHSWVRLSVSRLYGYFFAIAGNSSFNQVNLKASEVEFELDFVLQISNAMQAQLRSSSLTEELGTQVVKNLVFLTRWFNSIRNANSEPFLEIFGRMYKSLRKQRVESMDLSKKYMIQFFVIIIRIFSTDELLPVIKDILSALYRYTELNEAEKNLQQELVDTVIESLDVLQSKVGTTEYINAYQEVRQASLDVRRERREKRAIEHVVDPGTAAKKKLRKYEKKHDVRKGKTQHQKMLNAVFKKR, encoded by the exons ATGAAAGCTGCTGCGCAGAATAATAGTACGAAAAATTATGTG TTTTTACCGTTTTCCAAACGAGTAGACAATTTGAAAATCGATGTTGCCCATAAAGTACGCCGGGCAGCTGATttagaagatgaaaat CTTGAGTCGTACTTTATCTCTTGTTTAAATAAATGGGTAGAATTGAATCTTTCGACTcattttaataattttttccGAGATATTTCTCCTTATACGCAATCGCTTCCTCAGTTAATTTTTCACCAAGAGACTGTTTTCTCCATCCTCGAAAAATATGCTAGTGAAGGTAATTCGCTTTCTTTACAGCCATTGTTGGAGTTGGTCACCCAGTTTGCTCGCGATTTAACAACTGAGTTTGCTGTGTATGTGGATCGTACATTATTGTTACTATCCAAACTTGTGCGTAGTACCGAGCTAGAAGTTGTCGACTGGTCTTTTCACGCAGTTGCATAcctttttaaatatttgaGAAAGATTCTAGTTCCTCAATTAAGCCATATTTATGATGTTCTGTCTCCATTATtaggtaaacaaaaagaaaaggctCATGTCATCCGGTTTACCTCGGAAGCTCTGTCCTTTTTGTGCCGCTTatgcaaagaagaaaatgctTATCCATTTGTTCATCATATTTTGAATGACTTAAATGAAAACTACTCGACTCAGTATTTGGAGGGTATTgttatccttttttcccGCATTATCGAAGGCGTTGGTTCTAGTGTTCATTCGAAAGGTATCACTTTCTTAAGAATCCTTATGGATCCTTCTATTTATGCATTACCCAAAGCTACACCTGTTTGTATCCCCGTTTTGATTTCCATCATTCATCATTCCACTGTAGAGTCTTTTGTGGAAGTTCAGGATGTActtattcaaaagattAGGGagaatccttttctttatataaaatCATTTGTTACCGTTGTCGCTACCCGAAAGGGTGGCAGACTTTCAAACTCTTCGACTTTCCTTgaagtttacaaaaaacTGTTAGAGACAATTGATTGGGAATCTGCAGAATATTCTAATTTAACAATAGTATACCAATTGGGAGCATATCTTATTACGTATCCCGAGGTTCCTGCTGTTATTCCTCACAGCACGCATATTTTAAGCTTCCTACAGCAAGGCCCTCCctcattgtttttatcgTTTGCTGACTTTGTTCAAAAGTTAAATCATCAAAGATacgtttcttttgttaagCCTGTATTGTCCAAATATGTATCCTCGCATCCTGATTTGGATATGATTCACATGGCTGTTATGGAAATAATATTCGACAAAGAAGTTTCTTTAACTCCCAACATACTTAATATGGTTAGTGAAAGTTTGTCTAAAGTATCTTTCCTGACCGAAAGTGGGGAGCCTTTGactgaaaatgaattggCTTCCGTATGGTCTCAATTAATTCTAATATCTTGTTCCAGTATGGATGGAGATCAACTGTATGATTGTTGTTTGCggcttttagaaaaaacGGAAAGTTTATCTTCACcctctttgctttttggaaatttggTGGGCTTAATTTTAGGAATTCTCAACGAAAAGTTAagtaaaaatttaaagaacaACTCATCACGCGTACACAAGCTAATGAATGTGGTGCTGCCTAAGTTTGAACTGTATTCCTCAAGCAAGTATTTCTTGGAAAATTTGATACCATTTGCAGCAATGAAAGCTGGTTCTGTTGAGAAATTTATGGATCCCATAATTAACTCCTTGCTAAAAAATCTGGTAAGCGGTGCTGCTGGCCTTAGGGGCgtttcaataaatttagTTCTCACTATAATTGAACGCGTCAACGGACAGTGTTCGGCCCCTTTGCTACATATCAGGGATTTAATTCAAATGCCACTTAGCCCTTCAACGAGCCGTGATGCAGTTGTACTTGCTCGGAACATTGTCAGCAAAATAAATCTACTTTCAGCACAAGATCGGAAAATCGCTTTATATTCTTTACTTGGATGTATCATAGTTAGGTTTACTCCTGTCTGGAAGGATTTCGCAAAGGCGATAACAAACTTGGTCAATAAAGAATTAGAGGGAGAGTTCATGAGTATAATGTTTACTTGGCTATCTTCTCCCAATCCCCCGGCAAATTTGCTTACTGAAGAGCAACAGTCAACGCTTCGTTTTGAGCCTTCTGAAGTCAATTATCTTTCTTCATTAGACAGATACGAGTTTACTTGTCCTTCTTTTGCAGCTTCTGAAGAAACATTTAGCACTTGCCTGTTCAATTTTGAGGAACCTAGGGTGCAGAGcataaaaaatttgttaAAGCCGTTGGAAGACGATTATTCGAATCTTCCTTCGTATCGTTCTCAAAGCTTACGTATCTTGAATGAATCCTCTGATTTGGTTTATAGCCATATCGGTCAAATCGATGAGTATCTCTTTAGTCTTCAACATGGATTCGAATTAAATACGGATTGGTCTCGGCAAGATGTGTATATGCTCTTAGGCCTTTATTCACGTCTTCAAGGACAAGAACACACCAAAAATGCAAGTAAACGAAAGGAGTTGTTTCTGTGGGGGCTTAGTGTTAGTGACTCCAAGGTGCAATCTTCTGCACTGGATGCATTGTTATGCTACAAAGACGAGAGCTTAAATGTCTACGAAGGAAATTTAAAGAACTTGCTTGatgacaaaaaattcagaGATGAACTGAcaactttcctttttgttaatCCGGAGGACAGTATAATTCAGGAACCTCATCGTTTAAATCTTATGCCTGTTGTCATTGGAATCTTGTATGGGAAAATGACCTCCGCAGCCTATGGCGgtcaaaaaaatcaaaatgcTCGACGATCCACTGTTTTATCTACCCTTGGAAATATGAGGATTTCGGATCTAGAATTATTGATAGGTTTGATGCTCAGGCCCTATGAAAATTTGCCTCgttattttgttgatgaaaCAGATCCACTTGGTCTTGTGAAATCATTACCTGCGATATCTCAAAGACGTCAAATTGGTTTCCTCTCAATGGTTGAAGAACTTCTTAAGCAAATCGCTTCGAAGTTAACACCTGTGGCACCCTCGATTCTCAATGCTGTTTTGTACAGTTTGTTGTTTGTAGATCACTTGCTTGGTTCCAATAACGACTCGGCCTCCCCTGAAGTCAAACTCGCCCACACTATTCGCCATAACTCATTAAAAGTATATTTGTCGTTTTTGACCTCCTGCCCTGAAGTCGATTTTGGTCCGTATAATGTGTTCTTATTTAAATACTTCGTTTATCCTAAACTTCCTAAGTTTGCGACTGAGAATACTCAAAGCGTTTCTACGCTTATGCAAATTTTCAGAGTATGGTTTGATAGTACTACATATTTGTCCTCAATCTTAGAGTTTGGCAGTTCCGTAGTGGAGGTTTTGCTAGATGTTATCTGTCAATCTACTGTTAAGGTACCTGTTAttctctttgtttttgaggTTCTTAATAGTGTCGTCTTGCACGCGCAATCTGAAGATACGGAGGAAAAATTTAGACAAAATGTTGCTTCATTAGTGATACTCCCCAACgtaaatttaatttttcaaaatctgtCCGATGTACTTGGAAAGCCGGCTTTTGCGGACAACAGTCGAGTTTTAGATGGATTAGTCGTGGTACTAACCAATATCTCTGAGTTCATCTCTAGCGAACTCGATTCGTCGCATTTACTTGACTTACtcgttcaatttttgaagaagccaAAAAGACTGGTGCCAAACCCTGTAAAAGCAAATATACTGGAGCTGTTCGCCCGTTTTCTTCCCAACAATAAACCATGGGTGCAAGCTTCATTAGTGGAGTCCACAAAATTTGAAGCATTGATGCAAATGTACGCTCACATTGAGGAACCTTCATCTCGCAAATCTTTGAACGGCATATTAAGAGCTTTCAGCGATGTTAATACCGATATTGCATTTGGTTCTGTCTTTGCAGAAGAGGTTAACTCATTTTCTCAAAAGCGACTTGATGAACCTGATTTTGAACGTCGACTGTCAGCTTTTACTTCACTTAACGAAAAACATTATGCCGATATCACTAATTTAACTTGGTTACCCGTACTCTATaactgttttttctttattcgagatgaagatgaattgTCTATTAGGAGCAGTGCGACACTTGGAATCAAGCGCTTCATTGATACGATATCTTTGGAAGATGAGATTAGTGCTTTCAAAGCATCgttatttcaaaattctATCCTTCCtaacataaaaacaaacatgaggcataaaaatgaatttattaGACAGGAATTCGTATCTTTGCTTAATTATTCGATTACGAATCTCCCTACATTTGAAAGTATTTCTGACATGCACGCCTTGATTTTTGATGGAGATGAAGAAGCCAACTTCTTTAATAATATTCTTCATATTCAATTACATAGAAGACGACGTGCAATGAGGAGATTGGCAACTATATGTGATACAGGAATTATTAAAAGTTCAAACATCTCACATATATTTTTACCTCTGTTAGAAcattattgtttttccatAAATATTCCTCAGGCGTTGATTGATGATACTGTACTAACTATTGGCGATATTGCTAAATGGTTGCAATGGAACCAATATCAGGCAATTTTGAAACGCTATATTGGATTGCTAAAAAATGTGTCTATGGATCAGAAGATCGTTATCCGTTTGATAAATGCTTTAGTAACTGCCTTAAGACCATTAGAGGTTGCTGTCGCATCTTATAACAAACCAGATGAGATGGACATGGAAGTAGACAAACCAGATGAAATGGACATGGAAGTAGACAATAATGATAAGTTGACATACAGGAATGCTCTTACCGATAGCTTGCCAGAAAAGTCGAAGTTGACTGCTTGTTTCGATCATCAAATTCTTCCTCCCTTGCTTCTTTACCTTCATATAAGAGAGGAATCAACAGTCATGCTTCGTGTTTCAATTGCTTTGTCAATAGTACAGTTAATTGCTTTGCTTTCGGATGAGCAGATCGCGTTACGCTTACCTTCTGTACTAATCGACATTTGCCATATCCTTCGAAGTCGAGCCCAAGATTCACGAGATGCTACTCGAAAAACTCTATCCTCTATTGCGAAAGTTTTAGGGCCCAAGTATTTCTCGTTTATCCTTAATCAACTGAGAATCTCTTTGCAAAGAGGTTACCAATTGCATGTTCTTGGGTATACTGTGCATTCACTCCTGGTCACGGTTGAAGAGGTATATCCTTATGGTTCTCTTGACTACTGTTTGGATAACCTCTCCACTATATTTGTTCATGAAATATTTGGTGAAGTAGGATTAGAGAAAGACGCAGAAGAATACAAGTCCAACGTTAAAGAGATTAAAGGGAATAAGAGCTTTGATTCCTATGAAATTGTTGCTCGTATGTCTGGTATCGAAAGCCTTGGTATACTTTTACGTCCTGTGAAGAATGTTTTATCTGAAACGACATACCCTAGATCCTTAAGAAAAGTGGATGAATTGTCTCGAAGATTGTCTATGGGTGTTATGGCTAATAAGCAAAGCGCAACTCAAAAGgctttgattttttgctATAATGTTTTTGATTACGTGGCGAAACAGAATGCTATTATCTCTGCGAACGATAATCATGAAGGACAGCAGAGGAAACCCAACCATTTCGCCAAGAATTCGAAAAAGCTTGTTAGATTTGCATTGGATGCTCTTCGTGGGATTATTACAAGACATAAGGAGCTACTTACCTCTCAAAATATGGCTGGATTTGTTCCCATTATCGGTGATGCATTGTTAAGCGATTCTGAAGAGCTAAATATATCTGCTCTACGTATTATAGTTGTTTTACTCCCATTGAAAATGTCACAGCTTTTTTCAGGAAGTTCTGTTTTCATTTCCCAGGCTATTAAGTTGATACAGAACTCTCCGACTACGAACTCTGATTTGTGCCAAGCTAGTCTTAAATTCATTGCTAGTATTTTGCCTTACGAAGGTGttgaaattaaagaatCTGCTTTAAGCTATCTTTTGGAAAGGATAAGCAGTGACATAGAAGAGCCTGATCGCCAGGGtgttatgttttctttagttAGAGCTAGCATTGTTCGAAAAGCTATGTCAGCGGAACTTTATAAACTAATGGATAAAATCCGTGATATGATGGTTACTAACCATACGAAATCAACCCGCCAAACTTGTCGTCATTTGTACTATGGTTtccttttggatttccCACAAGGGAAAACAAGGTTTGCGAAGCAAATGTCCTTTATCTTAAAAAACCTTGAATATGAATTTGCACCCGGCAGAGAATCAATAATGGAATTATTGCATGCTATTCTAAATAATTTTAGTAACACTCTCCTGAGAGAGTATCTTCATGGAATATTTCTTGCTCTGGTAATGGTTTTGGTCAATGACCCTGAACCACATTGTCGGGAGATGTCTGCTGAACTTATAAGAATGGTTTTCCAGCGAGTAGACGAAGAAAGTTATACCTTAATTAGacaacttttgtttacttggATTTCAAACAAGTCTAATACTGGTAAGAATTTAAGCCGAGTTGGAATGCAACTGTTTGGGCTGCTATTTGAGATTTatggatttgaaaaaactCAAGAAGTTAAAGTTTTCACTGGAGTATTGATTGATGTTGTTCAAACGGCAATAGACAAAGCTGATGATGCCCTAGATGAGTGGGAAATGCTTTATTTCGGTCTTCAGTCATGGCTTAAACTTGTTATTGCTAATCCAGAAAAGGCTTGTAGTCGTGATTATGAACAAATTTGGACTCGCCTTCGTtatgttcttctttttaagCATTCGTGGGTTCGACTTTCTGTTTCACGCCTTTACGGTTACTTCTTTGCGATAGCTGGCAACTCGAGTTTCAATCAAGTGAACTTAAAAGCGTCTGAAGTAGAATTTGAACTGGATTTCGTTTTGCAAATTTCAAATGCAATGCAGGCTCAATTACGCAGTTCTTCCCTTACTGAGGAATTGGGAACACAAGTTGTTAAAAACTTGGTATTCTTAACTCGCTGGTTTAACAGTATCCGAAATGCAAACTCTGAACCCTTTTTGGAGATTTTTGGACGTATGTATAAGAGCTTAAGGAAACAAAGGGTTGAGAGCATGGATCTCAGCAAGAAATACATGATTCAATTCTTCGTGATTATTATTCGAATCTTTTCAACTGATGAATTACTACCTGTTATAAAGGATATTTTAAGCGCTTTGTATAGATATACTGAGTTGAATGAGGCGGAAAAAAACTTACAACAAGAACTTGTAGATACTGTGATTGAGTCTCTTGATGTCCTTCAGTCCAAGGTTGGAACAACTGAATATATCAATGCATATCAAGAAGTTCGTCAAGCTAGTCTAGATGTTAGACGCGAACGACGTGAGAAACGAGCTATCGAGCATGTTGTTGATCCAGGGACTGCTGCTAAGAAAAAGCTACGTAAATATGAGAAGAAGCACGATGTTcgcaaaggaaaaacacAGCATCAAAAGATGTTGAATGCtgtctttaaaaaaaggtaa
- the mrpl44 gene encoding mitochondrial ribosomal protein subunit L53, protein MIFGFINKLSITNLNPFSKASRSARLLLALANKDSARSNYGMFLTSSVAPKGSTVNPTIEVLYKDGKKMSIDSSKINVDRLSDMIDSYSRTLKFKDMIQK, encoded by the exons ATGATTTTTGGCTTCATAAACAAACTATCCATAACGAACTTAAATCCTTTCTCAAAGGCAAGCCGTTCCGCAAGACTTCTTTTAGCTTTAGCAAACAAAGACAGTGCGAGGTCGAATTACGGCATGTTTTTAACAAGCAGTGTCGCGCCTAAAGGTTCTACTGTCAATCCAACTATAGAAGTTCTATATA AGGATGGTAAAAAAATGTCTATTGACTCCTCAAAGATCAATGTCGACAGACTCAGCGACATGATCGATAGTTATAGTAGAACGCTGAAGTTTAAAGACATGattcaaaagtaa
- the arp10 gene encoding dynactin complex actin-like protein Arp10, whose amino-acid sequence MSTLLIQIDETLMFLGIPEEESPRIRHLHNSNNIAKNLADQLMYSIIRLCSTLPGIVLQNTCVVLVVDLFLSKKERESICEVLFLNLKVKAILWMYSTLTMTLSAESKDALIIDIGWYETKIIPIADLKILSNLIRISDKSTMSVMKHMHNCLAAVRAAPNPTNASQRELVPFSFQGLLSSLLNSTVYPYADQDVPCAMNAEEIVRIFHNSPRSLMTFAPKPSHHAYQEELLFFDNCKNDQIKLPLWIPAACLESLFHGTDSMHLDLVEQALPNLLQQVIQSLPLDLKRPLASKVLLAGPLASIPGMLERWRHEMIARGITIQCLQSHIQTPFPAWYGATISCKSQMGDINENNSSASVECANQKFPPSPMLFSNSQYSHGLPLPEWWFPQT is encoded by the coding sequence atgtcGACGCTTCTAATTCAAATTGATGAAACATTGATGTTTTTGGGCAttcctgaagaagaaagccCTCGAATACGGCATTTGCACAATAGCAATAACATTGCTAAAAATCTTGCAGACCAGTTGATGTATTCAATTATACGTCTTTGTTCCACACTGCCCGGAATAGTATTGCAAAATACTTGTGTCGTTTTAGTCGTTGATCTTTTCTTGAGCAAGAAGGAGAGAGAATCTATTTGCGAAGTATTATTCTTAAACCTAAAAGTGAAAGCAATACTGTGGATGTATTCAACTCTTACAATGACATTGAGTGCCGAATCCAAAGATGCACTTATCATTGACATAGGGTGGTACGAAACGAAAATCATCCCCATTGCCGATTTAAAAATCCTTAGCAACTTAATCCGTATATCTGACAAAAGTACTATGTCAGTGATGAAGCACATGCACAATTGCTTAGCAGCAGTTCGTGCAGCCCCGAATCCGACAAATGCTTCTCAGCGTGAACTAGTACCTTTCTCGTTCCAAGGCCTTCTTTCATCTCTTCTTAACTCTACAGTTTATCCTTATGCAGACCAAGATGTTCCTTGCGCAATGAATGCCGAAGAAATCGTCCgtatttttcataattcCCCGAGGAGCTTAATGACCTTCGCTCCGAAGCCGTCTCATCATGCTTATCAAGAGGAACTTCTCTTCTTTGATAACTGCAAAAATGACCAAATTAAATTACCACTTTGGATACCGGCTGCTTGCTTAGAATCACTTTTCCATGGTACAGATTCTATGCATTTAGACCTTGTAGAACAAGCCTTACCAAATCTTCTGCAACAGGTCATTCAATCTCTTCCCCTTGATCTGAAAAGGCCTTTAGCAAGCAAAGTTTTACTCGCAGGACCTTTAGCTTCTATTCCGGGTATGCTAGAGCGTTGGAGGCATGAGATGATTGCTCGAGGGATCACTATCCAATGCCTTCAATCACATATTCAAACCCCGTTTCCTGCCTGGTATGGAGCCACTATTTCCTGCAAATCGCAAATGGGGGATatcaatgaaaacaattCTTCAGCCTCTGTTGAATGTGCCAATCAAAAATTCCCTCCGTCTCCTATGCTCTTCTCCAATTCCCAGTATTCCCATGGATTACCCTTACCGGAATGGTGGTTTCCCCAAACTTAA
- the rpl1901 gene encoding 60S ribosomal protein L19 produces the protein MANLSTQKRLASSVLKCGKRKVWMDPNELSEISNANSRQNIRKLVKDGLLIRKPNLMHSRFRIRKTHAAKRLGRHTGYGKRKGTAEARMPSAVVWMRRQRVLRRLLRKYRETGKIDKHLYHSLYLAAKGNTFKHKRALIEHIQRAKAEANRTKLLQEQQDARRTRSKAARLRRAKVVGEKREQAYTAAEQIEE, from the coding sequence ATGGCCAACCTCAGTACGCAGAAGCGCCTTGCTTCTTCCGTTTTAAAATGCGGCAAACGTAAAGTTTGGATGGATCCCAACGAACTTAGCGAAATCAGCAATGCTAACAGCCGTCAAAACATCCGTAAGTTGGTTAAGGACGGTTTGCTCATCCGCAAGCCTAACTTAATGCACTCTCGCTTCCGTATCCGCAAGACCCATGCTGCTAAGCGTCTTGGTCGTCACACTGGTTATGGTAAGCGTAAGGGTACTGCTGAGGCTCGTATGCCCTCTGCTGTTGTCTGGATGCGCCGCCAACGTGTCTTGCGCCGTCTTCTCCGTAAGTACCGTGAAACTGGCAAGATTGATAAGCACCTTTACCACAGCCTTTACTTGGCTGCTAAGGGTAACACCTTTAAGCACAAGCGTGCTTTGATTGAACACATCCAACGTGCTAAGGCTGAAGCCAACCGTACTAAGTTACTTCAAGAGCAACAGGATGCTCGTCGTACTCGTTCCAAGGCCGCTCGTCTCCGTAGAGCTAAGGTTGTCGGAGAAAAGCGTGAACAAGCTTACACCGCTGCTGAGCAAATTGAGGAGTAA